Part of the Kangiella geojedonensis genome is shown below.
TACGCGCACTACCTTTCAAGGTATGCAAATTACGCTGCAACTCACCTATTGGCGCTATGTCTGATGGTTTGCTTCGCCATTGCTCTAATAGCTGTGCATCGCTATCAAATAATTCTTCGGCTTCTTCTGTAAAGATTTCAAGTAGCTCATCATCCATTTCGAAATCTAAACTAACCGTATCAATACTGTGCTTGGCTGCGGCAGGTTGCTCAACTTCTTCTACAGGTTCTTCATCAACGTCATCTAATTCAGTTGAATCAGTTTCATCCTGAGCAGTCTCTTCCACAGCATCGCTAGAGTCAGAATCAAGAGCTTCAGTCTCGATAGGTTCGTCTTCGGTTGAATCCTGAGCTTCTTCATCAGACAACTCTTCAATGACAGTTTCATCAAGTTCTGACTCAATACCTTCAGCGTCTTGTTCTGTTACTTCAACTTCAACGTCGTCTTGCTCTTCGCTTGAGTCCAGCTCTAAAGATTCTTCTTCCGGCTCTTCAAGGGTGACGTCTTCATCTAAATCACTCTCTTCTACAATATTATCTTCTGGGCTATCAGTAGAAGCTTCTTCTGGAACTTCAGTGTCATCAGAAGATTCTTCTTCACTTATTCCTTCAAGATCAAGATCCCAGTCCAACTCAGAATCTTCTTCTTGAGCTTCGTTAGTGGCTTCGTCCACAGGCTGCTCTTGCTCGCTCTCTCCAGCTGACCAATCAACCAACTCTAAACCATCGAGTTCTTGCTCAAGGTCTTCAGATGATTCATCGCTTTCAGCATCTGATGTATCGCTGTCACCGGAGTCAACAATGTCGATATCGTCTTCACTACCACTATCAAATAAAGCATCATCCAATAATTGGAGGCCATCGCTAGAATCACTCTCGCTAACTGAGTCACTCTCTGCAGCTGCTTCAGTATCTTCAGTAGAGTCTTCTGATGTTAATTCATCGGTGTCTTCTGAAGAGTCTAAATCTTCAAGTTCTAAATCAATGAAGTCAAAGTCAGACTTCTCTTCAATATCTTGTGGCGCCCAAGTATCAAGAGCCTGTACTAAATCTTTAGCAGCAGGGATTGATAAATTAGCCGCTAAACAGTCAAATTGATTTTCTAACTGCGAGTAGCTTTCTGTTAGCAGTACACCTAACGAGGTATCAACTTCAGCAGCGGCTAGGTTGCGCTGTAGTGCTCCACTTAAACTATCAACAACCGCTTGAATTTCATCTATATCAAGCTCCATCAGGATGCCCGATAATCGATCGACCGAGGCTAAAATATTACCGACAGCATCAGTCCGTTCTGCCTTAGGGGTTTCATGCAAGTTGGTTGCATCAATATCAGCCAAAACATCAGCAGCAATATTAAATACGTCTTTCAATAACTCTGGATCCCTGCCCTCATCGGTACTAGAAGCATCACTGTCAAAGCGTGTTCTAGCCTTAGCTAATTGTTCAAGTAAAGCCGCTTCATGCGCTTCTATAACCGAATCATCTTCTGGTGCGGCTATAATGTGTTGCAGCAATTCTTTTGTATGGGCGACTAGCGCCATATCTTCTTTTTCAGCCATGATTCCACGAGAATTCAACTCCTGGAAGTAGCTTTCTACTGGCCCTATTACATTAGCTAACGATTTCAAATCGGCAATATGGGCAACGCCTTTAAGGGTATGCAAAGAACGGAGCAAATTATCACTTATGTGGCTCTGAGTAATACCTTGTTCAAGCTGTTTAGCAAATGCATCTAAGTTTGCGATATGGTCGTCTGCTTCTTGTCTAAACACCTCAAACAATTCCTGTTCAGGAGTTTGTTCTTCAGCGTCATCCGTACTAGTTGCGACTTCTTCCTCAACCTCTGGCGTTTCCGTAATCTCTTCAACAGGTTCTTCTGCTGCACCTTCTTCTACAGGTTCAGATGCAACCAATTCACCCTTGCTGATTTTATCCGCTCGCTCTGCTAAATCTTGTGGGAAGTCGGTTGCTTTTCCTTCCGCGTAGTCTTTAACCATGCTTGGCAACTTATCTGCCACAGCTTCGACGGTTTCCATTAATTCTTGGCTGAAATCAATGCTGTTATCAATGAGTCGATTCAACATATTTTCAACAGACCAACTTAACTCACCAACATCCATAGCACCAACCATACGGCCGCTGCCTTTTAATGTATGGAAGTTGCGTCGGATCGTAGTCAAAGCATCTTCGTTTGTCTGATCATTTTTCCACACAGGAAGCAGGCTATGCATCTCTTCCAGCACTTCCTCTGCTTCTTCAATAAATATTTCACGAACTTCGTCATCAATTAAGTCGTCATCATCGTCTTGATCACCGGAAGCGACTTCTTCAACAGATTCTTCAGTTGATCCATAATTATCATCAATCAGATCTTCTTCCGGCTCTTGCTTACCGACCATTTCGATATCAGGCATATCCAATGAGTCTTCAAGCACTGGTAGTGCGTCTGACTCAAGACTTCCGTAATGATTTTCAAGCTCTTCAATACTATTAACTGCCCGCTGCAAAACGATTGGTAACCCATGTAAGCCAGATGACATCAAGCCTTCAAGGTAGTAGTCAACCGAACTTAAAGCATCCGCTAATGTTTCTACTTCATTATCGCTTAATACTACTTTTTCGCTGATTAAATACTTACTAATGAAACGGTTAGTTTTCTGCACGACTTCATGCAAATGATCCAATTGTGCAAAGTTTAAAGCACCTTCCACATCAGATAACAGCTCTGGAACTCGTTCTAAACGCCTAATGTTGTGACTTTCATCTAAGTAGTCTGTAATGGCATCTTTTACTTTGTATAAATTTCCGCGACTTTCTTGAACCAACTGATAACGTGCATTAACCAGCTGTAATGAATCGGATATATCTGAACCTTTAGTTTCTTTAGCTAACTGATGACTATCCATCGACATGGCGCGCTGGATATAGTCTTCTAGCTTTAAAACAGTTTCAGCAATCGACACCAAACCTTGATGTCGATCAGTTTGAGTTCCATCCACTAAATCCGACACTGCCTTCATCTTTTGCTCAACAATATCGCGAGATTCCGTTAAGCCAAGCATCGCTAATGTGTCAGAAATTTTCTGCATCACTGGTAGCATTTCTTCCAGTGGCTCATCATCCAAAGATTTGGTTCGGATATATAAGTCTAATGACTCTTTGATTTCTGTGAGGTCTTGATTGATAGCACCTAGTGCAATCTTAAGACTTTCTGCACCAGGTCCTTCAAGCTGCTCTGTTTCAGCTTCAAAGTCACCTAATGACTCTAACAATTGATTAAGTTTGAACTTATTTTGTACATCTTTTACCGCTTGGTCATCGCTATCCATCTGAGCAACATAAAAGAGCATATTTGCGAGCAGTTTTTTCTCGCCTTCAGCATTAACATTCTGCTCAATAAGTTCTCGAATTCGACGGTCCAGTTGACCAAAAAGACCTTTAATTGAGTTCTTTTGTTCGGTTAATAATGGTTCCACATGACTCAAGAATACTGTTGCTACCCACCACAAGGAGTTATAAGGAACTCTTTCTCCAAGTCCCCATAGTTTTTGAGTGATGCTTTCCATTTGCTGGATATTAGCGCCAGTATCAATCTCACGCATTACCCCAAGCAGAGACTGCTGGAATTTCATCCGCATGCTTTTGACTTCAGCGACAATATCGCCATCAAGCTGAGTAGTTTGCGGCGCTTCAGGTGCTGTAACACCTTCAACTTCGATTTTAATTAAGTCTCCAGCACCTAATGGCTCCGCTTTGCGGCAGGTTCTAATAGAGTTAATTGTAGGTAATAACAAGACAGGTAAATCCGCCTTACCTTCACTGTAACGAGCAAGATAGCTACGCAAGCGCATAACGGCCGACAAAAACTCTTCATAAGCAGCTTCATTCGACTCAACAGTCTCATCGCCAATAGCTTCTGCAAGAGCTTCCATTTCCTGAGCCAGTAAAGAGGCTCCGGCAAACTCAAGAATCTGCATCGTACCGCTAATTTGATGCATACAGTTTGCACAAAAATGAATCTGAGTTTTGTCAGACTCATCATCAGCAAACGAGTTAATCGCTTGTTGAGCCTGCTCCAAAGTCGTTTCGACTTCTTCTTTTACCCAGTTAAAAGCTACTTTTGTTTGATTATCTTTCATGCCTACACCGTTCTTTGTAGCTATAATTGTCGCTGAAATGCCAAACAATTCTTTTCGTCAATTCGTACCAATTCAGGATGCTGCCAGTTAATGATTTCACCTAACCCCAACACTAACACACCCCCTGGTATCAATCGCTCGACCAATTCGCTTAAGATCTCAACGCGATCTTCTGGTCTAAAGTAGATCAATACATTCTGGCAATAAATCACATCGTAATTACGTTTTGGTGCTTTAGTTAACTGATTTAAGTTACTTTGCAAATAAAGCACACGGTTACGAATTTTTTCTTTTATTCGCCAGTGTTCCGAATCGTGACGGTTAAAATATCGCTCACGAATTTCTGGAGCAATCATGTGAATTTTTCGTTCACTATAAATTGCTTTTCTTGCGGCAGTCAGAGCCGGATAACTAATATCGACCCCAGTAATGCCGTAGAAAAAACGTAAGCCTTTTTCATTTAAACTACCTAAGGCTAACTCTTCCAATGCTATTGCTAAACTATAAGGTTCTTCGCCTGTAGAGCAGCCAACGCTCCATATTTGAATATTACAATCACTGTTCGCATTCGCGGATTGTATTATTTTTTGCTGGCATACATGTTGAACTAAGTCGAAAGATTCCTTATGCCGAAAAAAACTGGTTTCATGAATCGTTAAAGCATCAATTAACTGAAACCATTCCAATGAAGCCCAGTTTTTGTCCTGCAGTTTTTGGTAATACTCTTCATAATCTGACAAATCTAGAGCTCTGATCCTTCTTAATAAACTTGTTTTTAAGAAGAGTGCTCTGTTTGTCGGAATCCAGATTCCTGAGTATTGCCTGATTAAAGCCTGCCAGCGTTTAAAGCTGCCAGACTTCATCTCAGGAACATGAGTGAGTGAGTTCTGCCTCAAATGCTTCTACCTTATGTACGAGGTTTTTCACCGTCAGTAGAATCATCCTCATTCTCATCAAGACCATCCAATGTCTCGTCAATCTCTTTTAAGAAGTCTTCTTCGTCGTCATTGAAGTCTTTCAACTCTTCTTCGCTAAAGATATCGTCATCAGAGTCGTCATCAGAATCAATTATGTCTTTGAACTCATCACTGTCATCAGACTCGCTATCTACGTCTGACTCTTCGCCCTGCTCTAAGAAATCTTCTAACGATGTATCATCATCGTCTGCTGACTCTTCAGCGAATGCAGTCTCTGAGACTTCGTCTTCACTTGAAGCAAAGTCATCATTAAACTCTTCGTAGCTTGAATCGTCGCCACTGAAGATATCATCGTTGGTTGAGTCTAGCTTGAAACCAGACACTGAACGACGTAGCTCATCTGACAATAAGGTTAACTGACCAATCGACTTCGCAGTCTCTTGTGTACCTTCTGACGTCTGAGTCGTAATTTCCTGAATTACGGTCATCGTATTGGATACGTGACCAGCAGACGCAGCTTGTTGACGTGCCGCGTTCGAAATCGACTGAATCAAGTCAGCGAGGTTGGTTGATACTGACTCAATTTCTTCCAGTGCAACACCCGCGTCTTGTGCTAGACGAGCACCGCGAACAACCTCAGAAGTCGTATCCTCCATCGAGATTACCGCTTCGTTTGTATCCGTTTGAATCGTTTTAACCAGCGCTTCAATCTGTTTAGTTGCGTTACCAGAACGCTCCGCCAGTCGCTGTACCTCATCCGCAACAACCGCGAAACCACGACCGGCTTCACCTGCCGCCGATGCCTGAATTGC
Proteins encoded:
- a CDS encoding Hpt domain-containing protein; translation: MKDNQTKVAFNWVKEEVETTLEQAQQAINSFADDESDKTQIHFCANCMHQISGTMQILEFAGASLLAQEMEALAEAIGDETVESNEAAYEEFLSAVMRLRSYLARYSEGKADLPVLLLPTINSIRTCRKAEPLGAGDLIKIEVEGVTAPEAPQTTQLDGDIVAEVKSMRMKFQQSLLGVMREIDTGANIQQMESITQKLWGLGERVPYNSLWWVATVFLSHVEPLLTEQKNSIKGLFGQLDRRIRELIEQNVNAEGEKKLLANMLFYVAQMDSDDQAVKDVQNKFKLNQLLESLGDFEAETEQLEGPGAESLKIALGAINQDLTEIKESLDLYIRTKSLDDEPLEEMLPVMQKISDTLAMLGLTESRDIVEQKMKAVSDLVDGTQTDRHQGLVSIAETVLKLEDYIQRAMSMDSHQLAKETKGSDISDSLQLVNARYQLVQESRGNLYKVKDAITDYLDESHNIRRLERVPELLSDVEGALNFAQLDHLHEVVQKTNRFISKYLISEKVVLSDNEVETLADALSSVDYYLEGLMSSGLHGLPIVLQRAVNSIEELENHYGSLESDALPVLEDSLDMPDIEMVGKQEPEEDLIDDNYGSTEESVEEVASGDQDDDDDLIDDEVREIFIEEAEEVLEEMHSLLPVWKNDQTNEDALTTIRRNFHTLKGSGRMVGAMDVGELSWSVENMLNRLIDNSIDFSQELMETVEAVADKLPSMVKDYAEGKATDFPQDLAERADKISKGELVASEPVEEGAAEEPVEEITETPEVEEEVATSTDDAEEQTPEQELFEVFRQEADDHIANLDAFAKQLEQGITQSHISDNLLRSLHTLKGVAHIADLKSLANVIGPVESYFQELNSRGIMAEKEDMALVAHTKELLQHIIAAPEDDSVIEAHEAALLEQLAKARTRFDSDASSTDEGRDPELLKDVFNIAADVLADIDATNLHETPKAERTDAVGNILASVDRLSGILMELDIDEIQAVVDSLSGALQRNLAAAEVDTSLGVLLTESYSQLENQFDCLAANLSIPAAKDLVQALDTWAPQDIEEKSDFDFIDLELEDLDSSEDTDELTSEDSTEDTEAAAESDSVSESDSSDGLQLLDDALFDSGSEDDIDIVDSGDSDTSDAESDESSEDLEQELDGLELVDWSAGESEQEQPVDEATNEAQEEDSELDWDLDLEGISEEESSDDTEVPEEASTDSPEDNIVEESDLDEDVTLEEPEEESLELDSSEEQDDVEVEVTEQDAEGIESELDETVIEELSDEEAQDSTEDEPIETEALDSDSSDAVEETAQDETDSTELDDVDEEPVEEVEQPAAAKHSIDTVSLDFEMDDELLEIFTEEAEELFDSDAQLLEQWRSKPSDIAPIGELQRNLHTLKGSARMAGFTPIGDLAHGLEDLYTAIMEKRISASPQAIQLATKAEDKLMEIFASRNTPESIPSPQSLLTEIDKFIEIEKSGGTATVEEAESVDEVEEAVVADDTETSSVETAEPVEEEQKEDMWEQELVDLFLGEAPELLNGYYASVESWADNFSKSEPLKEAHRSLHTLKGGAKLALIKPIAILSDSLEDCVELLQRDTRAGQQRWVELLKAGHEQLTNMVASVKDGKMPVIPHDFERRLSNDHDAIRAQLDQLDKRDLAESDEQANVNVVSLVDRQKEKEEAAKDAASRDVIRVRSEILDNLVNLSGESSIFRSRLEQQVADLNFNLGEMSSTVDRLRDQLRNLEIETEAQVLYRREISGDFDDFDPLEMDRYTRQQELTRSLLEAASDLVSIQETLDTKVGDAEATLLAQGRVNTELQDRLIRTRMVPFNSIESRLRRMVRQISSELNKEVDLILTSEGEMDRTVIERMVAPLDHMLRNAIDHGIESKADRKRAGKPEKGQVKLNLSRRGNEVYIEIADDGAGIRKDKVKARAVAQGMIDESYQPSDRELYRLILQPGFSTADKVTQISGRGVGMDVVHSEILQLGGSLNVNSEDGQGTTMTVRLPFTLSSNQALMVKVKGEPYAIPLSNITTVARVKADELLEIYQSKKDTFEHLGEEFELRYLGQILERNSEIVPPVDEYVPVLIIHGEGKPIAVHVDELLGSREVIVKNVGRQISTVPGISGASITGDGTVVLILDMQTLVDRFHEWDFAHEAGLVEEVTQEDRIPTVMVVDDSITVRKVTARLLQRHQYQVLTAKDGVDAITQLHDDIPDVMLLDIEMPRMDGFELATIIRHDERLKHIPIIMITSRTGEKHRERAQEIGVNQYLGKPYNEEKLLSTIEEMLELDI
- a CDS encoding CheR family methyltransferase, with amino-acid sequence MKSGSFKRWQALIRQYSGIWIPTNRALFLKTSLLRRIRALDLSDYEEYYQKLQDKNWASLEWFQLIDALTIHETSFFRHKESFDLVQHVCQQKIIQSANANSDCNIQIWSVGCSTGEEPYSLAIALEELALGSLNEKGLRFFYGITGVDISYPALTAARKAIYSERKIHMIAPEIRERYFNRHDSEHWRIKEKIRNRVLYLQSNLNQLTKAPKRNYDVIYCQNVLIYFRPEDRVEILSELVERLIPGGVLVLGLGEIINWQHPELVRIDEKNCLAFQRQL